One segment of Mastomys coucha isolate ucsf_1 unplaced genomic scaffold, UCSF_Mcou_1 pScaffold23, whole genome shotgun sequence DNA contains the following:
- the LOC116072447 gene encoding LOW QUALITY PROTEIN: taste receptor cell protein 1-like (The sequence of the model RefSeq protein was modified relative to this genomic sequence to represent the inferred CDS: deleted 1 base in 1 codon) has product MDKQWFPAAGILLAAFLVVSASTLTLLSTNEDPEQFPSAPGISAEQRNSILLGILTDIIGGINSVERELEAPGRGAGAFSSEGARGQESPSMSGPLGRVIPEPIPSALTMSASDVAVDSQPVSSEADSVEEILALGTLETITMSSAQPSPTLGSGQKFNKAFRLCGTVPASATLEKTVASKPTRHSIKASPRPIFSRSPCLLWCTLNPTVHRPVPAWRDGHFRPEASSSVALASSTSLGLPIFPWMPNILKATEPLLPASPGRSGQYLTSQVGSRASENTVALDTGSVSYATSVLLLPSATSPSHASSLHSMPPSSVLPLSASPSPAALSFILPPASIPAPVSSVTTGASDSPKSPVSVIAPSTTDSSIKTSNLKPQMALQPSLPGPWLPTGPIHMPTLFLQHFSSPPTTPHSSSFTELSVEADPTLTSTIPHPGQDMSLQDLSFSTPGPSHTTHSVTFRINSNCFTKAVWNLVPLERWLLNRLICYKLQLIYHKAFSNFKNVSALLLRPGSTEVKASLVFGPPDPSALEILWTLYRKVKPSRWSLGHLSLANHGLSSDGYNMTDLTREIINISFTLMRPFLPQLLLPGSQPFILLEKQVLRLVTHEVSRFYKAELQGQPLLLFSNVKEWVSVYMEYKFKSHIPICLQGLASHLAHRIIDPTLQKSSIMANGEKADLVFYEMWLLILGHPFTKALENKTSSESQELRGLLTRRLTSVLQPLQNFGRVVVEEFHQEPLTARVQTAFFGAAPAQTIIQDSVLQALGSLQETEGLQLEMLLPVLGTPSSRASRGPRGGARLNLQLITSLFVLVALCTAPPFIKKQTPFLS; this is encoded by the exons ATGGACAAGCAGTGGTTTCCTGCAGCTGGAATTCTCTTGGCTG CCTTCCTAGTAGTCTCAGCTTCTACCCTGACCCTTCTCTCTACTAATGAAGACCCTGAGCAGTTTCCCTCAGCCCCTGGCATATCAGCTGAGCAAAGAAACAGCATTCTACTGGGCATCCTGACAGACATCATTGGTGGTATCAACTCAGTTGAGAGGGAACTGGAGGCCCCGGGGAGGGGGGCAGGAGCCTTTTCTTCAGAAGGAGCTAGGGGTCAGGAGTCTCCCTCAATGTCTGGCCCCCTAGGCAGAGTCATACCTGAACCAATTCCCTCAGCGCTGACCATGTCTGCATCTGACGTGGCTGTTGACTCTCAGCCAGTGTCTTCTGAGGCTGACTCTGTAGAGGAAATCTTGGCCCTTGGAACTCTAGAAACAATTACGATGTCATCAGCACAGCCTTCTCCCACACTTGGATCTGGGCAGAAGTTCAACAAGGCCTTCAGGTTGTGTGGGACAGTTCCTGCCTCTGCAACACTGGAGAAAACTGTCGCATCTAAACCAACACGGCATTCAATTAAAGCTTCCCCTCGTCCCATATTCTCTAGATCTCCATGCCTATTATGGTGTACCCTCAATCCCACTGTCCACAGACCAGTGCCTGCATGGAGGGATGGCCACTTCAGACCAGAGGCATCCTCATCTGTGGCACTGGCTTCAAGTACCTCCTTAGGATTGCCTATCTTTCCATGGATGCCTAACATACTGAAAGCTACAGAGCCCCTGTTGCCTGCATCTCCTGGAAGATCAGGGCAGTACCTTACCTCCCAAGTGGGCTCCAGGGCATCTGAAAACACTGTGGCTTTGGACACAGGCTCAGTATCCTATGCTACTTCTGTGCTGCTGTTGCCCTCAGCAACATCCCCTTCACATGCATCCTCCCTCCACTCCATGCCCCCCTCATCAGTGTTGCCCCTGTCTGCATCCCCATCACCTGCAGCTTTGTCTTTCATCCTACCACCAGCCTCAATCCCAGCCCCAGTTTCCTCTGTTACCACAGGAGCCAGTGACTCTCCTAAATCTCCTGTGTCAGTGATTGCACCCTCAACTACAGACTCTTCCATTAAAACTTCAAACCTCAAACCCCAGATGGCTCTACAACCCAGCCTCCCTGGACCATGGCTTCCCACCGGCCCAATCCACATGCCCACGCTCTTCCTCcaacatttctccagccctcccacTACCCCACATAGCTCTAGCTTCACAGAGTTATCTGTAGAAGCTGATCCTACCCTGACCTCTACCATCCCTCACCCTGGCCAGGATATGTCTTTGCAGGACTTGAGTTTCTCCACTCCAGGACCTAGTCATACGACCCACTCTGTGACCTTTAGGATCAATAGCAACTGCTTCACAAAAGCTGTCTGGAACCTGGTACCCTTGGAGCGCTGGCTGTTGAACAGGCTTATCTGCTACAAG ctccagcTCATCTACCACAAGGCCTTCTCCAACTTCAAGAATGTCAGTGCCCTGCTGCTTCG GCCTGGCTCTACAGAGGTGAAAGCCTCCCTTGTTTTTGGTCCTCCGGATCCCTCAGCCCTAGAAATCCTCTGGACTTTGTACCGAAAAGTGAAGCCCTCCAGATGGTCGCTTGGGCACCTGTCCCTGGCCAACCACGGCCTTTCCTCTGATG GGTACAACATGACTGACCTTACCCGGGAAATCATCAACATTAGCTTCACCCTCATGAGGCCCTTCCTGCCCCAGCTGCTTCTGCCTGGTTCTCAGCCTTTTATCCTGTTGGAAAAGCAGGTCCTCCGGCTG GTCACTCACGAAGTGTCAAGATTCTACAAGGCTGAGCTCCAGGGCCAGCCCCTGCTCCTATTCAG CAATGTGAAGGAGTGGGTGAGCGTTTACATGGAATACAAGTTCAAGAGCCACATCCCCATCTGTCTCCAAGGCCTGGCCAGTCACCTGGCCCATCGTATAATAGATCCCACCCTCCAGAAATCCAGCATAATGGCCAATG GGGAGAAAGCAGATCTGGTGTTTTATGAGATGTGGCTCTTGATCCTGGGTCACCCCTTCACCAAGGCTTTGGAGAACAAAACTAGTTCTGAGTCCCAGGAGCTTCGAGGACTGCTGACGAGACGG CTAACCTcagtcctccagcctctgcagaACTTTGGTCGAGTGGTGGTGGAGGAATTCCA CCAGGAACCACTGACTGCCAGAGTGCAAACTGCCTTCTTCGGGGCTGCGCCAGCCCAGACCATCATTCAAGACTCAGTGCTCCAAGCCTTGGGCTCCCTGCAGGAAACTGAGGGTCTGCAGTTAGAGATGCTCCTCCCAGTCCTGG GCACCCCCAGCTCCAGAGCCTCAAGAGGCCCCAGGGGTGGGGCCAGGCTGAACCTCCAGCTCATCACTTCTCTCTTTGTCCTG GTGGCCCTTTGTACTGCTCCT CCCTTCATCAAGAAGCAAACCCCATTCCTCTCCTAG